From the genome of Candidatus Coatesbacteria bacterium, one region includes:
- a CDS encoding GNAT family N-acetyltransferase, translating to MISNACNRRPSPVSSAASSPRVSLMNPPSSGAPPPAPRRSSSVNSSSAENPLIRPFDDDAAAVVAILRANEQYAFPAVEGPQAMRRVAACEAAVDRVAELDGHVVGYVKAVYDGSRALLHLLSVHPGYQRRGVGRALVEAVELELRRRGAPSLSVLVTRGSVGWWERLGFRPTPAFLLLKTYADN from the coding sequence ATGATCTCGAACGCCTGCAACCGGAGGCCTTCGCCCGTCTCCTCGGCCGCTTCCTCGCCGAGGGTGTCGTTGATGAATCCGCCTTCGTCCGGCGCCCCCCCTCCTGCACCCCGGAGGTCAAGCTCGGTGAACTCCTCCTCCGCTGAAAACCCACTGATTCGACCGTTCGACGACGACGCTGCAGCCGTCGTCGCCATTCTGCGCGCCAACGAGCAGTACGCCTTTCCCGCCGTCGAAGGGCCACAGGCGATGAGGCGCGTGGCCGCCTGCGAGGCCGCCGTCGACCGCGTCGCCGAACTCGACGGCCACGTCGTCGGCTACGTCAAGGCCGTCTACGACGGCTCCCGGGCCCTGCTGCACCTGCTCAGCGTCCATCCCGGATACCAACGACGGGGCGTAGGCCGCGCCCTGGTCGAGGCCGTCGAACTCGAGCTGCGTCGTCGCGGCGCACCCTCCCTCTCCGTGTTGGTGACCCGGGGCAGCGTCGGCTGGTGGGAGCGGCTGGGCTTCCGACCCACCCCGGCCTTCCTGCTGCTAAAAACCTACGCGGATAATTAA